From a single Labeo rohita strain BAU-BD-2019 unplaced genomic scaffold, IGBB_LRoh.1.0 scaffold_1312, whole genome shotgun sequence genomic region:
- the LOC127158041 gene encoding uncharacterized protein LOC127158041 isoform X3, with translation MKKQEHDELQKEIQAIQQEHDQLQEEKDTIQKEYNEYLQNETKRIAQERDQLQEESKKKKQELDLLQVTKEIQEDPSEMHPDISRAAVFGLQFLNLVLPKDKKTNKGKTTKK, from the exons ATGAAAAAACAAG AACATGATGAACTACAGAAAGAGATACAAGCGATACAACAAG AACATGATCAACTACAGGAGGAGAAGGACACAATACAAAAAG aataCAATGAATATTTACAGAATGAGACCAAGAGAATAGCACAAG AACGTGATCAACTACAGGAAGagtccaagaaaaaaaaacaag AACTTGATCTACTACAGGTGACGAAGGAAATACAAGAAG ATCCCTCAGAGATGCATCCTGATATCAGCAGGGCGGCCGTGTTCGGGCTTCAGTTTTTAAATCTTGTGCTCCCCAAGGACAAAAAAACCAACAAg ggaaaaacaacaaagaagTGA
- the LOC127158041 gene encoding uncharacterized protein LOC127158041 isoform X1, whose amino-acid sequence MKKQEHDELQKEIQAIQQEHDQLQEEKDTIQKEYNEYLQNETKRIAQERDQLQEEAKRIQEEFSSERDQLQEESKKKKQELDLLQVTKEIQEDPSEMHPDISRAAVFGLQFLNLVLPKDKKTNKGKTTKK is encoded by the exons ATGAAAAAACAAG AACATGATGAACTACAGAAAGAGATACAAGCGATACAACAAG AACATGATCAACTACAGGAGGAGAAGGACACAATACAAAAAG aataCAATGAATATTTACAGAATGAGACCAAGAGAATAGCACAAG aaCGTGATCAACTACAGGAAGAGGCGAAAAGAATACAAGAA GAATTTTCTTCAGAACGTGATCAACTACAGGAAGagtccaagaaaaaaaaacaag AACTTGATCTACTACAGGTGACGAAGGAAATACAAGAAG ATCCCTCAGAGATGCATCCTGATATCAGCAGGGCGGCCGTGTTCGGGCTTCAGTTTTTAAATCTTGTGCTCCCCAAGGACAAAAAAACCAACAAg ggaaaaacaacaaagaagTGA
- the LOC127158041 gene encoding uncharacterized protein LOC127158041 isoform X2, which yields MKKQEHDELQKEIQAIQQEHDQLQEEKDTIQKEYNEYLQNETKRIAQERDQLQEEAKRIQEERDQLQEESKKKKQELDLLQVTKEIQEDPSEMHPDISRAAVFGLQFLNLVLPKDKKTNKGKTTKK from the exons ATGAAAAAACAAG AACATGATGAACTACAGAAAGAGATACAAGCGATACAACAAG AACATGATCAACTACAGGAGGAGAAGGACACAATACAAAAAG aataCAATGAATATTTACAGAATGAGACCAAGAGAATAGCACAAG aaCGTGATCAACTACAGGAAGAGGCGAAAAGAATACAAGAAG AACGTGATCAACTACAGGAAGagtccaagaaaaaaaaacaag AACTTGATCTACTACAGGTGACGAAGGAAATACAAGAAG ATCCCTCAGAGATGCATCCTGATATCAGCAGGGCGGCCGTGTTCGGGCTTCAGTTTTTAAATCTTGTGCTCCCCAAGGACAAAAAAACCAACAAg ggaaaaacaacaaagaagTGA